The region aaccatatacatatatagctacCTACCTTTATTAATTCTCTTGAATCTTATGGAGGCTTGTCTCCCCTTCACAATAATTTGATGAGtctagaattaaaattcaaaaagagaAGATAAACCCCAAAATATGATCAACTAACTAAAAATTcagaaatattttgaaaaaagaggACTCTTCATAACTCATTACATGAACTGCACTTTGAGTAGAAATTGCATTCTGAAAAAGTACAAATCCACAATAGTATTCATCCTACATTCACATATTTTTCTATTAAGATGCTTAATGGTAGACAAGAAAAAGGTTTGAGCAAATGATAAActaacaataataaaaaaaatatgtaaaacaAATACACCTCATAAGTTTTGAGCTGAATATCGTGACTGTGAACTGGTCCAAATTGTTTGACAACGACGTCTAGGTAACTTCTTATTGTGTTGGTTGGCAATCCTCGAATGTATATCGATTTTCCTGTAAACGTATAAACGAACAATTCAGAAGACGGTTCAAACGTGTAAAATTTTCATCAACTATTTGATTTAAGGCAATGCAAATTTACATTGAATTTCCTCATTGGAATTGTCTTATGCAGCACTGGTTGCAGGAGCAGCAACTTTCACACCACTCGATCTAGATGTCAGCAACTTAACTAAATCGCCACTCGCTTGAGTTTTTATGTCTTTGATGGGAGACCAGCGTCTACAAAAACCCATACAATCTTGTATGGGGCATTTGTAGGCAGTGAGGACCTTTACTACTTCATCTATAGAAAACATTTCGAATTAGGCAAAACTTTAGATGtaagaaactctaagaaaaAACTTTATAATCTCGGTATAACTAGTATGGGAACCAAACGATCCCTGAAAGTATAACTAACCTTTAAAGCGTAGCTAACTGTAGGAGCCTCATTCAAAACGACTGCGGCTATCTCAGCAACTGGTTTTTCTTTTGCGATCAAAGTGATTAAAGGCCTTCTTGCTAACTTGATCATTAGTTGTCACCTTAGTCTCTGATTTATTAGAAACTTCCTTGACATTAGCTTTGACATTATCTTCAGCTTTGCTTTCAGTAGCTGGTACTGTATACATGGTAATTCCAAAAGGAAAAATTTAGTATAGTTAAAATTTAGTTTAAGTTCAACACAGTGAGAGGTtaaatatttacacaatcaaGTCATTCAAGAGATGATTGTAACTACAACTCTATTATAAGCATTAACGCATCATAACAGGttaaacaacaacatcaacaacaataacatacccagtagAATCTTACAATGTGaagtctggggagggtagagtgtacgcagaccttacccccaccttgaaaggtagggagactgtttccgaaagaccctcggctcaagagagaacAAGCCAAAAAGGTCAGATAGGGACAAGCATatcaaaacaatatgaaaacgagGAATAAAACAAGCAAGAAAGTCATGATAGAAcagtttggaaagaaaggagcagtagctaccatagataaataagataatcgaagtacaaggcccaaatataagcagaaatcaaatggcaataaacGAATGAGCAAAACTACAACGACTAGGATGAAAGGATAAGCAAGACTACCTCCTATTCTTCTATCCTAATACTTCTTCgacctacctctacctctcataaaaccgtccatagccaacctccgCACTggagcatctgtgtctctcctcttcatacgcccaaaccatctcagcctcacTTCCTgtatcttgtcctccaccgatgccactcccaccttatcctagatatcttcattcctaattctatccctcctagtgtgcccacacatccatcgcagcaTTCGCATTTTTGTGACTTTCCATCGCTGCATTCTAAATAGCATTGATAGTATAATAGAATCTTCATGGTGTTGGTGTACATAACTTAAATCCTTTAACaataaaggacaaaaaaaaatcaagcttAAGATAGTGTTAAAGTAATCAAGTGACCAATTGATAGAGTGTCAAAGCAAAAGGTTGATTTTTGTTGGTCCTTTATTGTTAAGGATATAAGTTATATACACCAACACCGTAAAGATTCTGTTATAGTATCAATGTAGTTTAACCTATTATGACATGTTAATGCTTATAATAGAGATGTACTTATAATCACCTCTTGAATGACTTGATTGTCTAAATTACTTAACTGTCAGTTCATTGAACTTAAACTCAATTTTAACTATACTAAATTGTTTCGCTTTTGAAATTACTATTGCATTCAGTACGAGCTACTGAAAGCAAAGATGAAGATAACGTCAAAGCTAATGTCAAGGAAGTTTCTAATAAATCAGAGCCTAAGGTGACAGTTGATGATCAAGTCGGCAAGAAACCTTCAATCACTTCAATAGTTAGTTATACttttaggggttgtttggttcaCATGCTAGTTATACGGCGATTATAAAGTTTTTCTTAGAGTTTTTTCCATCTAAAGTTATGCCTAATTCCAAATGTTTCCTATAGATGAAGCAGGAAGGGTCCTCACTGCCTACGAATGCCCCATACAAGATTCTGTGAGTTGTTGTGTATGTTGGTCTCCCATCTGCACATAAAAACTCAAGCCAATGGCAGCTTAGTTAAGGCACTGACGTCTAGTTCGAGTAGTGTGTCAAAAGTTGCAGCTCCTTCAATCAATGCTGCACAGGACAATTCAAATGAGGAAATCCAATGTAAATTTGCATTGCCTTAAACCAAATAGTTGATGCAAAATTTTACCATGTTTGACCGCCTTCTAAATTGTTCATTTACATGTTTACATGAAAATCGATATACATTAGAGGATTGCCGACCAACACAATAAGAAGTTACCTTCATGCCGTTGTCAAACAGTTTGGACCAGTTCACAATCATGTAGCTACCATGTTGTGTGCAGTCCACACTCCACTCTATACGACACAACATGTTAATCATACCAGCCTACCATATCAGTTATTAACTTGATATCTTTGTTGTACACTGGGTGTGGAtttttttctcctcttacctTGAATTTTTACCATAGACATAACTTATCTTTTGATAAGTAATCTtcatcaataattttttttagatgtCTGGATCTTCTATGTGCCCCGTGATCTAATTCCTGACTTCTTTAGCTATAGTATTTCTTTGGGGTAGATAAACATAGCCTGTTTCTTGATCAAACTTGACAATCATTTTTTGGGCACATGTACAGGAGCAAAAATAAAGTATTGAGAACACACCAACAAGAGTTACAGTAGAATGATAAATATTCTTAACGTAGGTCTCGGGTTGAACCCCAATGTGAAATCGTCTTTATTAGGGAgcagaaaagaagaagaagaaacaataGTCTGAAAATTGATACAAACTGAATGAAAGGGGAGGGGGCAGAAATAAAGTAATGAGAACACTCTAACAAGAGTTACAGTAGAATGATAAATATTTCTTCATATTCTTAACCAGATGTCTCGGGTTGAACCCCAATGTAAAATCGTCTTTATTGGGGAATGTATTACCTCCCAATATGTGATTTTATGGTGTGAATCTAGATTTTCAGGGGCCTGAATATAAATACCAAACATCGGATGGAAAAATAAATAGAAGGTAATGAGGATACACAATGATTTTACTTATTAAAGATGGACGactttttagtttaatttttttaaggtAAAATAACGTCGTGTGACTCTTTGGACCTATTATTTACCCGAAATGGCCCATATTTGGGGTTCTTACCTGAAATGGCCCAATTTCagacaaaataaaataagataaaacacTCTCTCCTCACGCGAACGACACTCTTCCTTTCTATACACTTCTCAGTGAAGCAACTCCCATCTTGCTAAAATCTCTCCCAACTAAgtaaattttcttcttcttctcaatTTCTTTCCGCCATTGTTGTTCTAATTTTGTGCTTCATTTTcgttttctaattttttatatttttgcctTTAACCACTGTATACAACTGGTCTGTAGAAGGTATCGCCAAtagttttttcaagaaaatagaaGACATTTATTATGGATGCAATTCAGTAATGCAATGAAATATTGTACTCAAGTTTTTACACCGTCATGTTCTGTGATGCaatcatatttttcttcaacttcttgttgtACATTTTGCCAAGTTCTGTAGACTTCGTTGCAGGTTTCCTATTTTTGTAGCTCCATTGTGTCATCAACTTTGTCAAAAACTCTAGCAAGTGTCTTACTGGAAGCTCTCTGGCAAATTTGTTTGTCGAATTCATTGACTCAGCTATATTGGAGGTCATGAAAATTGTCCTTTTCACTCTACAAAATACTCTAGACCACCGTTCATACCCAACATTGAACAAGTAAGGTTGCACTCGCCGATCAATTTTATTCAATTCGTTCATGTAGCGTTCAAACCTTTCAGTGGTGTAAGCCTTAGCCAAAGCAAAAAAGATCGGTCTcgctttttccttatttttcctGAATAGATCCTTGACGTTGTTCCACAAATGGTAGATGCAGAAACAATGAGGAACTTCTGGGTAAATAATTAATGTTGCATTTTGGATGCTATCATGTCTATTCGAAATAATACATATTCCTTCCCGAACCGCAAAAGTATTCTTCAGTTGCATGAAGAACCATCCCCAAGATGCATCATTTTCTGAGTTGACGAGTGCATAGGCTAGAGGTAGGATATTCCCTGTTTAGACAAaatatacacaattatacaatcaatatagaaaaatatacacAGTTATAGAGTCAGTATAGAAAAATATACACATTTATATAGACAGTATAGAAAaatatacacaattatacaatcagTATAGAAAAATATACACACTTATACAGATTGTATAGAAAAATATACACTCTTATAATCAGGCAAAGAGAGATCATTAGTCTAGTTACTACTTTAATGTTGCTTCAGTTTTACTCTCTTGCTTCAATTTTCTAGTTGCAAATACTTGCTTGTGAATGTTGGAATAGGAAGATGGCACTTAGTGAGCATTTGTTTTACCCTCGCATGCGTGTTATGGTATTCATAATCTGATTTCAAGTGATACATTAACACAACCCTGAAAATGTCAATagtgaatttcatttattttcgattttaaagGAATAGAACATAATGTGGTACATCATCTGCAAGTGCAATGAAAGTCCATCAAGTACAACTAAGTACTATCAAAGTAGCAGAGCTCCTTCAATGTTTTACAATCAGAAGCACTTTGCAACTCCGGTTCAACCAAGATATGACTTATTGTAATAGAAACAAATTGACAATCGTAGCTTAAAACATACATAAGCTATCATATAGTGATACAAACAACCATGTCAAgatattatttctttcttttctgcttCAATGTAATTTTCAGTTACAATCACTTTGTACATACAAGAGAAAAATCTATTCAAGAATTTTTTTAGAGAGGACCACAAAAGGATACCTACGTCAAACGCCCAAAGCCTCACCAACAAATCTGCCACgcgaaaagaaaaagaagaaaatctaaATATGTAGGTAAAACacacgtgtcacgacccaatttaggatcGCACGGGCACATACCTTTCCCTCCTCGATAGGTGAACCCTCCATCAATAACACATTAATCAAGTAAGGACAATTTGAATACTCCAATAAATAAGTACAATTAACAGCGGAAATCAATTATCTAATAAACTCCAATATTGAAATTATTTACAAccgttaaataaataaagacttTTTTCAAGTTCCCAcaacctggtctagactagtacaagagcgactaaatgCTACAGATTACAACAACACTATAAGACCCAACCTCCATCTCAGAATAAAGTAGGAGGAGGCCTTCAGATTAGGCACCGCGCATCTCCGAACATGTTgcaatcaatcacctgaaacacttTACACccgaaaagggtgtagcaagagcagTGTCATTACAATcaacgcgtactgagtaagtatcataggccaacaatggttagaaacacatatcagtaaaagaattcacaataAACATAATCAGCAACTAAATCAAGTCCTACGTCTATTTACCGCACAATATGACACCAAGACCCTTAACCCATTCACCTTCCGCTAATAACCACAAGTCAGGTCCACAACAATATCATGACAATCATATATCATTAATACCATTCGTTTTTAGTCTAGGAGTCGGCCCTTAACTATGATATCGTTAGTCTACATCCTTTAGAGGCCAACATACAACTAATCCTACGAACGATCCACAAGATAAACCAACTAGTAAAAGTCACAGATAATTGAAGACAAGTATACATCATTGCCTAAgtagcatctaatcccaattgtgccaagtttCAATATATCAAtccaaatccaacatcacaagtaaacaccaaatcatctcaaacaagccataatgtaatgcaatgcagtgatgtatgaatgcaatgcaatgtcatgccaatgttgtgtacatatgtactccggatggaaatatcgacatctcagTAGCAAAACCcggtgtgactcgcgaagtctaagtgccacctattccggatctttgcccacggggggttctcaccggcacaactctgggggacccgcggagtccatagactcactcaatcaacgattctgAAACCAACATCGAATATCAgcctctcacgtcactcaagtaaaaatcgagcccagctcatcacagtatttcatcaagtatcatcagtatcgcaacaatatatcatgaagaatgagagtgtgtgcaatgcatgtatccacaacaacaatcat is a window of Lycium ferocissimum isolate CSIRO_LF1 chromosome 12, AGI_CSIRO_Lferr_CH_V1, whole genome shotgun sequence DNA encoding:
- the LOC132039450 gene encoding uncharacterized protein LOC132039450; translated protein: MVVDGSFLKAAYRGTILTACTLDVASEYTVSRFLSLNGSCRNILPLAYALVNSENDASWGWFFMQLKNTFAVREGICIISNRHDSIQNATLIIYPEVPHCFCIYHLWNNVKDLFRKNKEKARPIFFALAKAYTTERFERYMNELNKIDRRVQPYLFNVGYERWSRVFCRVKRTIFMTSNIAESMNSTNKFARELPVRHLLEFLTKLMTQWSYKNRKPATKSTELGKMYNKKLKKNMIASQNMTV